Proteins from a genomic interval of Capsicum annuum cultivar UCD-10X-F1 chromosome 4, UCD10Xv1.1, whole genome shotgun sequence:
- the LOC107867533 gene encoding uncharacterized protein LOC107867533, translating into MEKVTPVRKSHTNTADLLTWSENPPENSPSIGSAASSARSRQPSDGIQKVVFGGQVTDEEVESLNKRKPCSGYKMKEMTGSGIFVSDGENGDLESDSANPIPNRRMYQQAVAGISQISFGDEDTVSPKKPVTIPEVAKQRELSGTLESESEMKLNKQISDAKTKELVGHDIFAPPPEIQPRPSTARALALRESITIGEPAPTNGDAPSDEQVVKTAKKIPEKKLAELTGNDIFKGDNPPASAEKHLSSAKLREMSGSNIFADGKVESRDFYGGVRKPPGGESSIALV; encoded by the exons ATGGAGAAAGTTACTCCAGTTCGAAAATCACACACTAACACTGCAGATCTACTCACTTGGTCGGAAAATCCGCCGGAAAATTCTCCGTCAATCGGCTCTGCTGCTTCCTCTGCTCGTTCTCGTCAG CCATCCGATGGGATCCAAAAAGTGGTGTTTGGAGGTCAAGTGACTGATGAAGAAGTTGAGAGCTTGAACAAGAG GAAGCCATGTTCGGGTTATAAAATGAAAGAGATGACAGGTAGTGGTATTTTTGTATCTGATGGAGAAAATGGCGATTTAGAATCTGACAGTGCTAATCCCATCCCAAATAGAAGGATGTATCAG CAAGCTGTAGCTGGTATTAGTCAAATTTCATTTGGTGATGAAGACACTGTGTCTCCGAAGAAGCCAGTCACTATCCCTGAAGTGGCAAAGCAGAGGGAACTAAGTGGAACTCTAGAAAGTGAATCTGAGATGAAGCTGAACAAACAAATTTCTGATGCAAAAACCAAGGAGCTTGTTGGTCATGACATCTTTGCTCCCCCACCTGAAATTCAACCTCGTCCATCTACTGCTCGTGCATTAGCATTAAGAGAAAGCATTACCATTGGAGAACCTGCACCAACCAAT GGTGATGCGCCTAGTGACGAACAAGTGGTCAAGACAGCCAAGAAGATTCCAGAAAAGAAACTTGCAGAGCTCACAGGAAATGACATTTTCAAGGGCGATAATCCTCCAGCATCAGCTGAGAAGCATCTGAGTTCAGCAAAGTTGCGAGAGATGAGTGGAAGTAATATATTCGCGGATGGGAAAGTAGAATCCCGGGACTTTTATGGCGGGGTTCGCAAGCCACCAGGTGGAGAGAGCAGCATTGCATTGGTGTAA